TCGTCGCTCGCCCCCGGCTCTGCATCCAGCTCCACCTCCTGGCTGCCCACCCCGCTGACTGGCAGTGGCTCCATGCCCCCTGCCAGGCGCTTGGCTGCAGGAACACAGGATGGCTGTAGAGGGCTGTGGGGTCCCAGAGGGCCCACGCTGTCCTGTTCGGACAGTGAGTTGCGCTCGTCCTTCACTGGCCGTGGGGCCCCTTGCTGCATCTGACTGCAGGGGGCTGCCTGGAGGATGCAGGGTGGGTGGACTGGCTCCCGCCTCTGGCCAGGCTTTAGCGACAGGTCGAGAGCCCGGTCTGACTCTCCTGGGGCCTGCCAGAGAGGAGGCCCCAGCGCTCGTGGAGGGAAGGCGGCCTTgaccccagccccagggagccTGGCCTTCTGGGCAGCTGGGCAGAGCTCAGGGGTCCAGGCGTGCAGGGGGCACAAGAGCTGGCCTGACAGCTCTGCCCCAGGGGCGGGGGTCTCCGGATGCAGCGCGTGATCCTTCTCCCTGAGCCTGCCCTTGCAGACCTTGACAATGTCGTACATGTGCAGGTAGCTGGCGGCGGCCAGGACGTCCTCGACCGGCAGGCTGCGCAGGTCCAGGCGTCCCTCGTACATGAAGTCCAGCAGACGGCCGAAGGCGGGCGCCGTGACGATGTCGCCGTTGAGCCGCACCGTGTCGCGGCTGCCCGAGGGCCGGTCCCTGTAGAAGAGATGGAAGTAGACGCTGCACGCGGCCAGCACGGCGCGGTGGGCCGGGAAGCGCGCGTCGCCCACCAACACGGTGCAGTCGCACAGGAAGCCGAGCTCGCGCTGCTGCCTCAGGCGGCCCAGCAGCCGCCCGCCGTGCTCCGGGAACTCCATGCTGCTGCCGTCATCACTTGGGCACAAACGGACGCCTGTGAGCGCGCCTGGAGACGCCGTGGCCGCCGCTGCCCCGGCCGCCCGACGCGCGTTTCCCGGTGCCGGCAGGGCGGAGAGAGGGGCGCCGGGCGCCGCGCGTAACCCTCCGCCCGGAGCCACCCTGGGCACCTGCCCCGAGCAGGAAAAACTCGATCGAAAGTAAACAGAAGCCGCTCCGCCGCGGGGGCGGGTCCCGGGGCGCGGGCGGAGGGGGCCTGAGCCGCGCGAACCTGCGCGCGTCCCCGTCTGGGGGACCCCTCCCAGCCCCGGCGCCCCCGAACTTCACTCTGGGGCGGCCGTCCGCCGCGTCCCCCGACGCCCGAGTCGCTACGCCGTCGCCGCCCCAGGTCCGCGCCTCCAGCTGTCGCCCGGCCCTCCAgatgccgccgccgccgccgccgccgccgctgcggGCCCCATTTATGGCAGCGCGGCCGCGGGGAGCGGGGAGCGGGCCGGCGGGCGGGGCGGGCTGAGCCGGGCGCCCGCCCTCCGCGCTCACCTCCGCCGCCAGAGCTCCTCTCCGGCCACCGCCCGCGCCACCCGCCCTCCCCGGTGCGGCCCCGGCGCGCGGAGCTACGGACAGCGCGCCCCGGCGGGGAGGGCGCGGGGACCGGGGGGCGCCGGGCGGGGCGCACTCTAACTTGGCCGACCCGGCACCGCCCGCCACTCGCCCCGCCCCGGAGAGAGCGAAACTCGGGGCGGGGGCTGGAGGGGGCGGGCCGAGGCGACTTCCCGGAGCGGCGGAACCGCTGAGGTCACCCTCGCCGCCCCTTCCCTGTCCGCCCCGCCTGACCGGGCCCTGCGCGCGGCCAGCTGGAgcgctggggtgggaggggatgcggggcgcggcgggggaggggggctctCTCGCGATACATGCCGCCTCCGTCTTGGTGTCTCCCCCATGGGGTCCCAACTGCGCCCGTCTGCTAAGGGACCCCTTCCGAGGACCGGCATCCGGGGACGCAGCCGGAACCCCGGCCTCCTGTCACTTCCCGCGGCGCCGGCTCTGGGATGGAGGAGGAAGGTCGTAAATTTGAAAAAGATGACACCCCTTTTCGTTGAAAGccagttttttaatttaacttaatttagCTGGGACCCTCTTCCAAACACTTAAGCCGGATCTCGACCTTAGAGTCCACAACAGGGGACTCCCACCCTTTCAACGGACCCTCGCTCAGCGTTTGGGTGGGGAGCTGTTTCTCTGAGAGCCTAGAGGACAGGGCACGTCCCAGCAGACATGGCACTGTGATAGAGGGAGGCCAAGCCGCTCCAGAACCCAGAGTAGGCAGGAAAGTGTTCTGGGAGGAAGAGGCACCGGGAGGGGTGGAGTTGATATTCTGTATGCAGGTATTTCAGGTGGAAACGCACCCAAGGAGTGAGGGGACACCTAGTCCTAATGCAAGAAGGAACTGGCCCCCAGAGAAATAGAGACATGATTTTGGAGAGGTTGCCCCTTACGCCCAAGGGCGGGGGAGCACTTTCCTGGGGCCATCACCTAAGGCGGCTGCCCTTACACGAGCAGCATTGAGGCTTTGCTAAATACCGCGGGACCACTACTCAGCTCAGCTTCACAACCCCCTTAATTAGATGCTAGAATTATCACACCGCATGGGTGGGGCACTTTAGGTAAGGTGACTGCAGGCAGCAAGTCGCTGAACCAAGGTTCGAATTCTGCAGTCCCCAGAATTGCCAGGGTACTGACCAGCAGCCCCTAAATGGaaggtgagcaggggaggaggagcccCAGCCAGGAGCGGGGGTGGAAAGGAGGCCTTAAGTAGGGGTTGGGGAGGTGCTGGAGGAGGGGCTGGGTCACAAAGGATGGGACCCCAGTCGGCCAGGTATCcgtgggcagagggaacagggagCCCTCCAGCCATTTTCCTTGATGCCCCAGAGGAGGGCGAGCCCTCCGTGAGAACAGAGTCCTGTTCAGCGCTGTGGGCGggtaggatggggtggggggctgaggAGCCCCCAGAGGCCCTGGGGCCACTGCAGTTAGATCTGCTGTCTGTGGGAAGGAGAGGCACATTCTTCcactaaaaaattattccttgTTTGTCTGATATTCAAATTTGACTGGacatcctgcatttttatttcctaaatccAGCAACTGCCGCTCGGAACCCTGGACTCTCACTGTACTTGGCCACTGAGACTGCCCTGGCTCCCAAGGCCCATCCATCTGGGGACCCTTGAGGAGGGCCACGCCCCTGCCTCCAGGCCCTCCCCCTGCAGAGGGAACTGAATTCAAATGAGGTCCCTGGGAGCCCAGAGGGTATTGCCCCCCCCTCCATCTGGCGGCTTCAGAGccccgccctgccccctcccaaccTTGATAACGACGCTTGATCTCCTTGAACCTTAAtatcctcatctgcaaaatgagaagaatgactgcagggcctggcacagggagACCCCAGGCCATTCACTGGCCActcaggcccctccccagagAGCCCTCCTCCGGCCGTCCCCATTGCTGTCTGTTCCAGCGGGGCACCCCCAGTGGTCCATCATCACCACCCAGCTAAGCCCCCCCAAGGCCTCGTTTCTCTCTCACAGCCTTCTCCTGCTTCACAGCCCTGCCCGTGTGATGTGACCATACTGTGACACGGGTCCCGCCACCAGTGGGGTTTCAGTAAGTGTCTGAAGGGAGTGCATGGCTCCTGTGAGGACACCCACAAGAGTGCCACTGCTGCCCTGAGTGCCACAGCAGTCGATTCCGACTGCTGCCCGTTGCCCAGCTGTGCCCCCAGGCTTGGCCCCTGAGCCCGCGAAGGCAGGGCTCTGGGTGGCGTGAGGCCCTGGGGTGGGCAGCGTGCCCTGCTTGCCCTGCCTGGCTGGTGGGACAAAGCACTCCTTGGACACCTGACACAAGTTGTGGGGCACAGACAGGGACCAAAGCAGGCGAGGACACTGCGGGCGAGAgcctggggctgggcctgggaggcCAGCAAGTTAAGGATGGGCCAGGGAGGAGAAACATCCCTGGGGCAGGGGACCGTGGGAGAGAGGCCCTCTGTGCCTCTCCAGTTACAAGGTCTGAGTTAAGCCCTCCTGCCCTGCCGCACCCCGAGAAGGGACTGTCCTAGGCAGCCCCAAAATGGCACTCTGGAGCTGGCCACCACATGGCCCTTGGGTCCCCTATCTGGCCCAGCAAGGTCTCAGGCACAGGGATGACAGGAGGTGTCGCAGTGGTGCAGGCAGAGCCTCCCTGGATGCAGTCAGCCAGGCGGCCATCTGGCTTGGGAGCTGCCTTGAGGCCCCGCCCTGCAGCTGCTGCCCAGACTAGGCAGCCGGGGGCACTGGCCCAGGAGTCCTGCCCGATGGCCGGCAGCTGCAGAAGGTGACAGGGCTGGAGGCCCCTGTACTCAGGGAGGGATCAGGCAGCTGCCCTCCCTGGGGCCGGTGCAGCAGTTTTTGTTGGAAACATCTGGCCAAGGGGCTCCCCAGCGGTTCCAGCAGTGGCCAGGGCTGGCCAACAGGGCTCGTGCTCTCCTTGCCATtctgtttggggggtgggagaggagtgtTCTTGGGGAGAGGAGCTCCCTCCAGGAGCTTTCCCTCCTGGAGTCCAGTGGAGGAGGGGGCTGGTCCTGCCCACAGGGATACGCCAGTCACAGGGCAGGCTCACACAGAGGCCAAGACAGGACTGGGTGCTGCACAGACAGGGTGGGTGCAGGGCTCGCAGAGGGTCCCGGGTACCCACTGTGCGCCAGAGCTCCGGACGGAGCATGTGGAGAGGCCCCTGGAGACGGGGGCTTTGGACCACCTCAGCGCAGCCTCCTGTTCAAGATGCGGATCAGCAGGCCGGAGAGGAGCCTGGGGAGTCGCCACGTCTTCCATGAGAAGGCACCTTCCTGGTCCCCCAGTCGCCACTCGCTGACACCTCACCATTCTCCTCCCATCTTCTGCCTTCTCCAAAGCATTGCTGAATCCAGGATGGGGTGTGGGTATGGAAACCCCACCTGGGAGAGCAGTATGTCGGTGGGACAGTCCCAGAGGAGGCCCCAGGCACCCATGGGAGGATTTGTGGGGTGAGCGATGGAGAGATGTCAGACATCTGGGGGTACCCTTAGGTCAGGGATCTGGCCCAAGCAGCACAGACGGGCTGGGTCTGTCACTTGGCCCCTGGAGGCAGGGCCCTGCCTGGGGGTACACAGTAAAAACTGAGACAACTGTGCTGGGGTGGGGACACAAGGGCCAAAGGGAGATGTATGGAACTGGGGCCCCTTTCTAAGGAGCGGGTGTCCCCTGAGCAGGGGAGAGAGTCCTTCCCTGAGAAGCATCCTTCTCTCAGTCAGCCTGAGAGGCTGGGACAGAGCCCCAGTTTCCGCTGTAGACGCTGTCCTGGGGGTTCAGCCGGGCTGCACCTGCTTCTGACCCAGATAAAGTGTCTATACACTCAGGCTGAACTCTGACCCTGGATGAAGAACAAAAatgtccccccccccaaaaaaaaagcaaaaacaaacataccACCCCAGGAAGATAGCTCACAGTGGTCTTCATTTCACAGAAGGATTACTATCAACTTGGAGGCctcagggctggggggaggggcaactGTAGGAACCTGAGGCTCCCGtggagggccagggccagggagggCTCCAGGGTGGAGCACAGTCTGCAGTGTCCTGGGAATCTGTAGGAGGAGGGTGCTAGACTCCCTCTGCCTCTGGTCCCTTAGCTGCCCCCCAGTGGACTGTGGGTGCCCAGGGCCCACTGAGACAACAGGGAGGGGCTTGGGCGGCCTCTGCTGTCAAGACCCTTCTCTTGAGCCTGCACCCAAACCTGCTCCCGCTTTGGGTATGTGCTCCCAGCTCAGAGAGGGCAGTCCAGGCCAGGTGGATGCCCCTCCACTGGTTCCTGTGCCCTCTTTTCCCTCTGTCACCGTGGGAAGAAGTCCCCATCCACTTTGTAGCCGCCACGTGTCAGCATCTTCcttctgggggaggggaagtttCTGGAAGCCCCCTGCCAAGGAGGGAGGGCTCAGAACCCCTGTCTCTCCAGGGCCTGGCTTGCCCTCATCAGTCCCCACGTCCCCGATGGCCCAGCCTTCCAGGCCCACCTCCAAcctgccctccccagcctcctgaACCGGTGGGGCAGGGACCTCTGATTGGGTCTTTCAGGACAATCTTGGCGCCTCTCTCCCTGGACCCAGTAGGGTGCTACCCACTTGGGTCACAGCACATTCTGATATCAAACTAACCTAcatcccatcccacccccatcccatggAGACAGAAGCCCTCATTCGTCCCCGTCGCCGCACAGAGAGGCCGAGAAGTGCGGTTCACCGGACAAAccgggaaactgaggccagagagggcgTGCCCGGGGACTGGCAGAGCAGTGGGCGCTGGGCGGGCGGGCCCAGCCCCGGCCCCCGCCCTCTGAGCCCGGGTGGGGGCGCAGGGCCGCGGAGGCGGATGTGGGCGGGCGGCCGGGCGGGGCGCGCGGGGCGGGGACGGGGcgggccggcggcggcggcgggacgGAGCGGCGGCGGCCGGCCCAGCGCGCGCGCAGCAGGCACCGGAGGACGCGATACGCGGCCGCGCACGAGCACCGGGCCCGCGGCGCGAGGCCCGCCGGACAGCGCCCGCCGCCGGCCCGCGCCGCCCCAGCCCGCCCCCGGCCCGGCCCGCGGGGATGCGGAGCGGCGGGCGCCGGAGGCCGCGGCCCGGCTAGGCCCGCGCTCGCCCGGACGCGGCGCCCGGTGAGtcccgcccgccgccgccgggGCCCGGATTTCCTCCCCGCTCCGCCGCTTTGTTCCCGGCCGGCCGGGCCGGGGCGCGGGCGGCGCGGCCGGAATGGAGGCGCGGGAGCAGGAAGTGGCCGAGCGCGGCCTGGGCG
The nucleotide sequence above comes from Rhinolophus ferrumequinum isolate MPI-CBG mRhiFer1 chromosome 6, mRhiFer1_v1.p, whole genome shotgun sequence. Encoded proteins:
- the ZBTB42 gene encoding zinc finger and BTB domain-containing protein 42 isoform X2, with amino-acid sequence MEFPEHGGRLLGRLRQQRELGFLCDCTVLVGDARFPAHRAVLAACSVYFHLFYRDRPSGSRDTVRLNGDIVTAPAFGRLLDFMYEGRLDLRSLPVEDVLAAASYLHMYDIVKLCPAAQKARLPGAGVKAAFPPRALGPPLWQAPGESDRALDLSLKPGQRREPVHPPCILQAAPCSQMQQGAPRPVKDERNSLSEQDSVGPLGPHSPLQPSCVPAAKRLAGGMEPLPVSGVGSQEVELDAEPGASDDELGPGGHLCTCPLCSKQFPSAHELQLHLSAHFRERDSARARLSPDGTMPTCPLCGKTFSCAYTLKRHERTHSGEKPYTCAQCGKSFQYSHNLSRHAVVHTREKPHACRWCERRFTQSGDLYRHVRKFHCGLVKSLLV
- the ZBTB42 gene encoding zinc finger and BTB domain-containing protein 42 isoform X1: MEFPEHGGRLLGRLRQQRELGFLCDCTVLVGDARFPAHRAVLAACSVYFHLFYRDRPSGSRDTVRLNGDIVTAPAFGRLLDFMYEGRLDLRSLPVEDVLAAASYLHMYDIVKVCKGRLREKDHALHPETPAPGAELSGQLLCPLHAWTPELCPAAQKARLPGAGVKAAFPPRALGPPLWQAPGESDRALDLSLKPGQRREPVHPPCILQAAPCSQMQQGAPRPVKDERNSLSEQDSVGPLGPHSPLQPSCVPAAKRLAGGMEPLPVSGVGSQEVELDAEPGASDDELGPGGHLCTCPLCSKQFPSAHELQLHLSAHFRERDSARARLSPDGTMPTCPLCGKTFSCAYTLKRHERTHSGEKPYTCAQCGKSFQYSHNLSRHAVVHTREKPHACRWCERRFTQSGDLYRHVRKFHCGLVKSLLV
- the ZBTB42 gene encoding zinc finger and BTB domain-containing protein 42 isoform X3, which encodes MYEGRLDLRSLPVEDVLAAASYLHMYDIVKVCKGRLREKDHALHPETPAPGAELSGQLLCPLHAWTPELCPAAQKARLPGAGVKAAFPPRALGPPLWQAPGESDRALDLSLKPGQRREPVHPPCILQAAPCSQMQQGAPRPVKDERNSLSEQDSVGPLGPHSPLQPSCVPAAKRLAGGMEPLPVSGVGSQEVELDAEPGASDDELGPGGHLCTCPLCSKQFPSAHELQLHLSAHFRERDSARARLSPDGTMPTCPLCGKTFSCAYTLKRHERTHSGEKPYTCAQCGKSFQYSHNLSRHAVVHTREKPHACRWCERRFTQSGDLYRHVRKFHCGLVKSLLV